A single window of Candidatus Chlorobium masyuteum DNA harbors:
- the guaB gene encoding IMP dehydrogenase yields MMKILYEALTFDDVLLIPAYSSVLPKETVVSSRLTKTITLKIPLVSAAMDTVTESDLAIALARSGGIGIIHKNLSIEDQAREVARVKRFESGIIRNPFTLYEDATMQDALDLMLRHSISGIPVIARPKFEGDSSQILKGIVTNRDLRIKPELDAKIASIMTSKNLITAREDVDLEKAEEILLFNKIEKLLITDSEGNLKGLITFKDVQKRKQFPNACKDSQGHLRVGAAVGIRENTLDRVKALVNAGVDVVAVDTAHGHSKAVLDTVRAIKKVYSDLQVIAGNVATPEAVRDLIEAGADCVKVGIGPGSICTTRIVAGVGMPQLTAIINCAEEAAKSNTPIIADGGVKYSGDIAKALAAGADSVMIGSIFAGTDESPGETILYEGRKFKTYRGMGSLGAMSEPEGSSDRYFQDASKESKKYVPEGIEGRIPSKGQLDEVVYQLIGGLKSAMGYCGVRSIEELKTATKFVRITSAGLRESHPHDVKITKEAPNYSTSM; encoded by the coding sequence ATGATGAAGATTCTCTATGAAGCATTGACCTTTGACGATGTTCTTCTTATCCCTGCATATTCCAGTGTTCTGCCAAAGGAAACAGTAGTTTCAAGCCGGCTCACCAAAACCATTACGCTTAAAATCCCTCTGGTGAGCGCAGCAATGGATACGGTGACGGAGTCAGATCTTGCCATTGCACTTGCCCGTTCAGGCGGTATCGGTATTATCCATAAAAATCTCTCGATTGAAGATCAGGCTCGCGAAGTGGCCAGGGTCAAACGGTTTGAAAGCGGCATTATCCGCAACCCGTTTACCCTCTATGAAGACGCAACCATGCAGGATGCTCTTGACCTCATGCTTCGTCACTCCATTTCAGGAATACCGGTGATTGCCCGCCCGAAATTCGAGGGCGATAGCTCACAGATTCTTAAAGGAATAGTCACAAACCGGGATCTTCGCATCAAACCGGAACTGGATGCAAAGATCGCGAGCATCATGACCAGCAAAAACCTCATTACCGCCAGAGAGGATGTTGATCTTGAAAAAGCCGAAGAGATCCTGCTTTTCAACAAAATTGAAAAACTGCTCATTACCGACAGTGAGGGCAACCTGAAAGGGTTGATAACCTTCAAGGATGTGCAGAAACGCAAACAGTTTCCCAATGCCTGCAAGGACAGTCAGGGTCATCTCAGGGTCGGTGCTGCCGTAGGGATCCGCGAGAACACCCTTGATCGGGTCAAGGCACTGGTTAATGCAGGTGTTGATGTTGTCGCCGTAGATACCGCACACGGGCACAGCAAGGCGGTGCTTGATACGGTTCGCGCAATCAAGAAGGTCTACAGCGATCTGCAGGTTATCGCCGGTAATGTCGCCACACCTGAAGCGGTAAGAGACCTGATCGAAGCCGGTGCCGACTGTGTTAAAGTAGGAATAGGACCGGGAAGCATCTGTACCACCCGCATTGTTGCCGGTGTCGGCATGCCTCAGTTGACGGCAATCATAAACTGCGCGGAAGAGGCTGCCAAGAGCAATACACCCATCATTGCCGACGGCGGTGTCAAATACAGCGGTGATATAGCCAAAGCCCTTGCTGCCGGAGCAGATTCCGTTATGATCGGAAGTATTTTCGCCGGAACCGATGAGAGTCCGGGGGAGACCATTCTCTATGAAGGACGGAAATTCAAAACCTATCGCGGAATGGGCTCTCTCGGAGCCATGAGCGAACCGGAGGGAAGCAGTGACCGCTACTTTCAGGATGCATCAAAGGAGTCAAAAAAGTATGTACCGGAAGGTATTGAAGGCCGGATTCCTTCCAAAGGACAGCTTGACGAAGTGGTCTACCAGTTGATCGGCGGGCTTAAATCGGCAATGGGATACTGCGGAGTCAGGAGTATTGAAGAGCTGAAAACAGCCACAAAGTTTGTGCGAATTACCTCTGCCGGACTCAGAGAGAGCCACCCGCACGATGTCAAAATCACCAAAGAGGCCCCCAACTACTCTACCTCGATGTAA